CGGAAGTAATCAAGGGCTGTCTCTACTTGGTTTTCATACTCACCTTTTTCATGGTCGGAAGTTTTACTGGGAGTCAGGCGTTTACCTCGATAATCAATCACTTCACCAGTGCGAGGTAAGCCGCGAGTACTACCAAACTGGGTCACAAATTCGTACTGCAAACGGAATGCGCTTTGTAAATAGTGGTCAACAATGACTATTTCATCAGGTAAATACAGTAATAAATCTCGTTGGTCGTCAGCACGTTCTATACGCTTTGGCATTTGTTCAAATTGGAAAACCAAGTCATAGCCAAATGCGCCGTAGAGTCCTAAGTGCTGGTCTTCAGGGCTGTGGAAGGTATATAACAATTCTCGCACAATACTGAAGACTGATGGTTGTTTACTTCTTTCTTCTTCCGCAAAGAACCGTTGTGTTGGTTGGACAGAGCCAGTAACACGATTGTGTTCTCTAATAACTGCTTGTAAATGTGAGTTTTTGCCAAGGAGTTCTGCTAGATAAGGTAGCAAAACCATACCCCGCTCGTTATGTGCTGTGATTGTAAAGGAGTTGTCACGAGTCACTAGTTCTAGGGGGGGATTGACAAAACCAATTTCCCATCTTTTATAACGTCCAGGGTACTCGTAGCTACTCTTAAGCACACCTCCGCGTTGGGAGTCAAGACGTAGTAACACTTCTTCAATACCAGTTTTAATGGAAGTCTTAGTTACTGAGCGAGACACAAAAATTCCACCGTTGGTTGTGTAGCAATGAATATCTAGATACACTGGTTGTTCCTCTATTATGAATGGGGAGTGGGGAGTAGGGAGTGGGGAGTGGGGAGGGAGTGAGGGAGGGAGTGAGGGAAAAAATGACAATTGACCAATGACAAATGACAAATTCCCATTCCCCATTCCCCATTCCCCATTCCCCAATTAGAAATATGGGGTTGAAAAACTTTTGGAAAGGTCTGCTGGTGCTGCTACTGCAAAAGGTAATCTGTTCCAACGACCATAGAATTGAGCCAGAGGAGTTATCTCTTGCATGATTTTCTCAAATCCTTCAAATGTCAGAGATTGAGGACCGTCTGATAACGCTTTTGCTGGATTGGGGTGAACTTCAATCATTAAGGAATCTGTTCCAGCTGCGATCGCGGCTTTTGCCATTGAGGGTACAAATTCTGACTTACCTGTAGCATGACTGGGATCGATCATGATGGGTAGGTGTGTCAATGTACGCAACACGGGAAGTACGGAAAGATCGAGAACGTTGCGAGTGTATTTTTGGTCAAAGGTACGAATACCTCGTTCGCACAGAATGACATTTGGGTTACCAGCAGCTAAAATATACTCAGCAGCCATCAGCCATTCTTCGATAGTGGCTGACAATCCCCGCTTTAAGAGAACGGGTTTACCCATAGGGCCCACTTTTCTTAGCAGTGGGAAGTTCTGCATATTGCGAGCACCAATTTGGATGACATCGGCTACTTCAGCCACCTTTTCCAGATCGGCGGTATCCATCACTTCTGTGATGATCCCCAGTCCACTTGCTTCCCTTGCTTTAGCCAACAAACCGAGAGCACTTTCTCCATGACCTTGGAAAGCGTAGGGTGAAGTCCGGGGTTTGTATGCTCCTCCACGTAAAAACTGAGCACCAGCTGCTTTGACAAGCAACGCTGTTTCTACGATCATTTCTTCACTTTCAACGGAACAAGGTCCAGCTACGATGACAAGAGGATGGTCTTGACCGAAAGCCACAGGTCCTCTGGGCGTTGGTACAATCACCTCGCTGGGTTTTCCATGACGAAATTCTAACGATGCTCGCTTAAAAGGCTTATTAATTCTTAAAACTTGCTCAATAAAGGGACTGAGTTGTTGGACTTGCTCAACATTTAAACTAGATGTATCTCCGACTAAACCAATGACGACTTTGTTGTTACTCTCTATGGTTTCTGGTTTTATGCCCCACTGGCTGACATCTTGAATAATTTGCTCAATCTCTTTTGTAGCTGTACCGGTTTTCATGACTATAATCATGACTCGCTCTCCTGAAATTGTTTAGTTTACTGAGTTAGGTAACTTGTGCGACATCACAAGTTTTAAGCTTTTAACTACGAATCTGTTTTGCTGAAAAGTACTACAGCCTTGTTTTTCAGTTTTCCAAATTTCACCGGAAAAAACTAGTCAGAATAAGTCATGTCTTAAAGTCTGAAAAAGTCATATTAAGTCATCTATGAAAGTCTGAAAAAGTCATATACATGAGTTTTTTCCTTGATTAGCAATAATTTCAGCTATTATGTAGAATTGTTAAGTCAAGATTTTACAGTTTTAAATCTAAGTCCGCGATCGCTCTACGTTATCTATCTAAATGACTGCGTTCCATCTTCAAATGTTTCTATAAACATGGCAAGGAAAATGTTATGAGCCTCTTGCACAAGCAAACCATATCCGCGTGCATCTGCGTGCATCTGCGGTTCATTACTCATTACTAACACCAAATGCCAGTAAACCAAAAAAGTTTTCTCAGAAGGGCGCTCGCTATATATTTTGTAGCCTAAAATACTTTTTTATAACCCATCCTCTCACCAGTCAACTATAAGACGAAAACCTTTCTCTAAAATGCATTTGTCGTCTTTTTCTGAATAGTCTTGACAAATGTGCAAGCTGTATGTATTGAAAATATTTGATATTCTACAAAATTTTTTTTGCCAAAAAGTTTACTTACTCACATTAATTATTTATAATGAGAGAATATTTGTTAATTTTCCATTGAATGGAGTATGCCTGTAGGAGTGCTATTGCCTTGTGCTTCTACAAATGAGTACATTCCATCCAAAAGAAAATTGCTGTTTTTAGCTTTTGAAACCCTTTGGAAAAACTTGTATTTTATATTACTTCAATCAAATCTACACACTTGCCATCTACGAGTTAGACGTATATAAACTGGAAATTTTTAATAGTCCCCTATGAAAAAAGCTCGTAACAAAGCATAAAAGTTTTTTATTCCTTCTGTCTTGACTATTGCTGCTTTATTTTCAGTCAAGACATCCTTGAAATTCAACCAAGGAGAGCTAAAGATGGTTATTTCTTTAACCAAGCAAAGTCAGTGTACATTAGCCTTAAAGCTACGAGACATGATATTGGCTTTACTGCAAGAGATGGTAGCTGACTATGATGAAAAGTGGGGTGGAGGGAAAATGTCCGCCGCTGCTTACGATACTGCTTGGGTGGCTATGGTAAGAGAGCCACACAATCCCGAACAGCTAGCCTTTCCAGACTCTTTCAACTGGCTTCTTAGGCATCAATCAAGAGATGGTAGTTGGGGTTATCCACCTCAGACAATAGTACCTACCTTAGCAGGTCTTTTAGCCTTGCTGAAAGCTCCACAGCAAACTGAATCAACTCGCAATTCTGCTAAGCGTGCTGAGGCGCATCTACGGACTGCCTTAAGACAATGGTCAATCGCTAATCACGAAAGCGTTGCTTTTGAAATTTTAGTTCCAAAACACTTGGAAGAACTGGAAAACTTGGGTGTGGTGTTTGAGTTTCCAGGTAAAGCTGAATTGCTAAAAATTTATCATCATAAATTGAGCATTGCCTCCCTGGAACTGATTTACAGCGGCAAATCTGGCTTGATTCATTCTATAGAAGCTTTCGCCCCTTTTGTTGATTTTCAGCGATTGAAGGCACTACAGGTAGCCAACGGTAGCTATGGCAACTCACCTGCAGCGACTGCTGCTGTTTTAATTCATAGTCCTGAATGGGATACACCTGCTGCTGATTGGTTAACACACTTATCGAATCAAGCTCGCAGGATTGGCGATCCGGGTGCTATGCCCAATGCCTATTCAATTGATGTTTTTGAGGGTTCTTGGGTCTTATACAACCTTTTCCAAGGAGGGGTCGATTTCAATGATGAGGCTTTTCGCTCAGTTGGAAAGAAGTTATTAGTCTGGTTGCAAGCAAGCATAACCCAGAAAGGAGCAAGCGTCAGCCGATTGATAGGAATACCAACAGACTCAGATGATACCGCAATGGTACTGGCGGCGCATAATTTGTTGGCTGACAAAACAGGAATGAAAAAAGTATCAGTAGATTGTTTACAGCACTTTGAGCGCGACACTCACTTTGCTTGCTATGAGTTGGAGGGAAGTATTTCTTTAAGCCCTAATGCTCATGTGCTTTCCGCTTTATTAAGCGTACCCACTCCTCCTGATTGGATTGTGAAAAACAATAGTATTAATAAAGTAGTTGACTACCTTTACAGCACAAGGAACAGCGCTGGTTACTGGGAAGATAAGTGGCACCTGAGTCCTTTTTACGCTACAGCAACTGCAACGATGGCTTTGGCAAAACATCTATCCCCATCTGTAAGACATAAGTTGCAACCAACAGTTGAATGGGTGTTAACAACTCAGTCAGCAAAAGATGGTGGTTGGAGCATGAATGGCAGTGAATGCTCGACACTGGAAGAAACAGCTTACGCACTTCAGATTTTGAATGCTGTTAGGCAAAAACTACTAGGAAAAACATTGCTAACAACCGAAGCAAGCTTAAGCCAAGCTATTAGAAGGGGCGTGAACTACTTATGGCAGCATTTGGATGAATTAAGTTCTACTACAGAAAAAGCCGGAAATTCGAGATTACCTCTTTTATGGCGAGATAAAGAGTTATATGTGCCTTTACGAATAGTATTTTCGGCGGTGCTGGCGGTGCTGTATCGAGCTTTTGCGGATGAGCAAGTTGTTCCTGGATGGGCTAGATGAACAAAAATAAATAGAGTAGTAAGAACATGGCAATCAAAGAAAGTTATTCTCAACAACAGCAAACTTTAAAGAACGCGGATACAGCACGGGAGCATCAAATCAATCAATCATCTTTTGACTCTTCTCCCAGGCTAAAAACTTCTCCGGTCTTACGCGGGTATCCGTTCGTTGGTGTCTTAACCGAGTTATTGCGTAATCCTCTGCGATTATTTCAACGAGCTGTCAAAGAGCACCCAAGCGAGATAGTTGCACTGAAATTAGGACCCATTCAAGCTCATCTAATCACTCAACCTGACCATGTTCAGTACGTATTGAACGATAATTGGCAGAATTTTGGCAAGGGTGAGGTTATGTGGAAACCAGTTCGGCAAGTGATGGGCAACGGTTTGATCACGAGTCAGGGCGAAAGCTGGTTTCGCAGTCGGCGCTTAATGCAGCCAATGTTCACAGCCAACAAAGCCAACGCTTTGACGGAACTTCTAGTTAAGATCATTGCCCAGGATCTGGCATATTTTGAAAAAGCAGCAGACGGTGGAGCCATCAATATGGAATATGAAATGGCGCTGCTCACACAAAACGTTATCCTAGGCGTCATATTTGGTTCGAGTATCAACCACTCTAGAGCTGAAAGTTTGGTCAAGGCGCTAAAGATTCTGATGGAAGAATCCAGCCGTCGTGCTTTCCTTTGCTTTCTCCCTAAGCAATTTCCAATACCAGGAGAGAGAGCTATTCGCAACGCCATCCAGACTACCGACGATACAATTCTCACTATCATTAGTGCTAGACGCCAGAGTAACGTTAACCACGGCGACTTGCTTGAGTGGTTGCTACTTGCTCGTGATGAAGAAAGCAAGACTGGGATGAACGATCAACAACTGCGAGACGAGAGCCTCTCGCTTTTCCTTGCAGGCTACGAGACTACATCTACCACGCTAACATGGATCTGGTATCTGCTTGACAAATACCCGGAAGTGGAGCGCAAACTTCGGGCAGAAATTGACGCTGTCATTGGCAAACGCCATCCCACTTCTGCTGATGTCCCTAAACTACACTACACCA
This genomic interval from Scytonema hofmannii PCC 7110 contains the following:
- the aroF gene encoding 3-deoxy-7-phosphoheptulonate synthase, with the protein product MIIVMKTGTATKEIEQIIQDVSQWGIKPETIESNNKVVIGLVGDTSSLNVEQVQQLSPFIEQVLRINKPFKRASLEFRHGKPSEVIVPTPRGPVAFGQDHPLVIVAGPCSVESEEMIVETALLVKAAGAQFLRGGAYKPRTSPYAFQGHGESALGLLAKAREASGLGIITEVMDTADLEKVAEVADVIQIGARNMQNFPLLRKVGPMGKPVLLKRGLSATIEEWLMAAEYILAAGNPNVILCERGIRTFDQKYTRNVLDLSVLPVLRTLTHLPIMIDPSHATGKSEFVPSMAKAAIAAGTDSLMIEVHPNPAKALSDGPQSLTFEGFEKIMQEITPLAQFYGRWNRLPFAVAAPADLSKSFSTPYF
- a CDS encoding prenyltransferase/squalene oxidase repeat-containing protein, translating into MVISLTKQSQCTLALKLRDMILALLQEMVADYDEKWGGGKMSAAAYDTAWVAMVREPHNPEQLAFPDSFNWLLRHQSRDGSWGYPPQTIVPTLAGLLALLKAPQQTESTRNSAKRAEAHLRTALRQWSIANHESVAFEILVPKHLEELENLGVVFEFPGKAELLKIYHHKLSIASLELIYSGKSGLIHSIEAFAPFVDFQRLKALQVANGSYGNSPAATAAVLIHSPEWDTPAADWLTHLSNQARRIGDPGAMPNAYSIDVFEGSWVLYNLFQGGVDFNDEAFRSVGKKLLVWLQASITQKGASVSRLIGIPTDSDDTAMVLAAHNLLADKTGMKKVSVDCLQHFERDTHFACYELEGSISLSPNAHVLSALLSVPTPPDWIVKNNSINKVVDYLYSTRNSAGYWEDKWHLSPFYATATATMALAKHLSPSVRHKLQPTVEWVLTTQSAKDGGWSMNGSECSTLEETAYALQILNAVRQKLLGKTLLTTEASLSQAIRRGVNYLWQHLDELSSTTEKAGNSRLPLLWRDKELYVPLRIVFSAVLAVLYRAFADEQVVPGWAR
- a CDS encoding cytochrome P450, with translation MAIKESYSQQQQTLKNADTAREHQINQSSFDSSPRLKTSPVLRGYPFVGVLTELLRNPLRLFQRAVKEHPSEIVALKLGPIQAHLITQPDHVQYVLNDNWQNFGKGEVMWKPVRQVMGNGLITSQGESWFRSRRLMQPMFTANKANALTELLVKIIAQDLAYFEKAADGGAINMEYEMALLTQNVILGVIFGSSINHSRAESLVKALKILMEESSRRAFLCFLPKQFPIPGERAIRNAIQTTDDTILTIISARRQSNVNHGDLLEWLLLARDEESKTGMNDQQLRDESLSLFLAGYETTSTTLTWIWYLLDKYPEVERKLRAEIDAVIGKRHPTSADVPKLHYTKMVIQEAMRLYPPGWFLARVVQADDVIDGYALKAGTTVLLCPYLTHRLPEFWDRPEVFDPERFAPEHRQRHSYNYFPFGGGPRYCVGKHLALLEIQLIVAMIVQKYRLRCVSGHLVEAFPGITLRLRYGLQMTLELV